In Trichomycterus rosablanca isolate fTriRos1 chromosome 4, fTriRos1.hap1, whole genome shotgun sequence, one DNA window encodes the following:
- the ndufs2 gene encoding NADH dehydrogenase [ubiquinone] iron-sulfur protein 2, mitochondrial translates to MAATMLRSLAQLGRPSAAILNKNVLTPGCALLQSRHKQWQPDVEWTEQYAGAVMYPTAVTKNWNPPPWNDKDPPAEKEVSNLTINFGPQHPAAHGVLRLVMELSGESVKKCDPHIGLLHRGTEKLIEYKTYLQSLPYFDRLDYVSMMCNEQAYSLAVEKLLNIQAPPRAQWIRVLYGEMTRILNHIMGITTHALDIGAMTPFFWMFEEREKMFEFYERVSGARMHAAYVRPGGVHQDMPLGLMDDIYEWCKNFSIRVDEVEEMLTNNRIWKNRTVDIGVIGAEDALNYGFSGVMLRGSGIKWDLRKSQPYDKYDEVDFDVPVGSNGDCYDRYLCRIEEMRQSLRIMHQCLNKMPEGEIKVDDAKIAPPKRSEMKMSMESLIHHFKLYTEGYQVPPGATYTAVEAPKGEFGVYLVSDGSSRPYRCKIKAPGFAHLAGLDKMSKGHMLADVVAIIGTQDIVFGEVDR, encoded by the exons ATGGCGGCGACTATGCTGAGGTCGCTTGCTCAACTCGGACGTCCTTCAGCAgcaattttaaacaaaaatgttctGACTCCTGGATGCGCTTTGCTTCAAAGCAG GCACAAGCAATGGCAGCCCGATGTTGAGTGGACAGAGCAGTATGCAGGAGCGGTCATGTACCCGACTGCTGTCACCAAGAACTGGAACCCACCACCATGGAATG ACAAAGACCCCCCTGCAGAAAAGGAGGTTTCTAATCTAACTATAAACTTCGGGCCCCAGCACCCTGCTGCCCATGGTGTGCTGCGTCTGGTGATGGAGCTGAGTGGTGAGTCAGTGAAGAAATGTGACCCTCACATTGGCCTGCTGCACCGCGGCACAGAGAAACTCATTGAGTACAAGACCTACCTGCAG TCCCTTCCATACTTTGACAGGCTGGACTATGTGTCCATGATGTGTAATGAGCAGGCCTACTCTTTAGCAGTGGAGAAGCTGCTAAACATCCAAGCTCCACCTCGAGCCCAGTGGATCAGAG TACTTTATGGTGAGATGACTCGTATTTTAAACCACATCATGGGCATCACCACACACGCTCTGGACATTGGTGCTATGACACCCTTCTTCTGGATGTTTGAGGAGAGAGAAAAG ATGTTTGAGTTTTATGAAAGAGTGTCTGGGGCCAGGATGCATGCTGCTTATGTCAGACCCGGAGGTGTCCATCAG GACATGCCCCTGGGACTTATGGACGATATTTACGAGTGGTGTAAGAACTTTTCTATCCGCGTCGATGAGGTGGAGGAG ATGCTGACCAACAATCGCATTTGGAAAAACAGAACTGTTGATATTGGAGTTATTGGAGCAGAAGATGCACTTAACTATGGCTTCAG TGGGGTGATGTTGAGGGGTTCTGGTATTAAGTGGGACTTGAGGAAATCTCAGCCTTATGACAAGTATGATGAGGTGGACTTTGATGTACCTGTCGGAAGTAATGGTGATTGCTATGATAG GTACTTATGTCGAATAGAGGAGATGAGGCAGTCTTTAAGAATCATGCACCAGTGTCTCAACAAGATGCCTGAAGGAGAGATTAAGGTGGATGATGCCAAAATCGCACCGCCCAAAAGATCTGAGATGAAG ATGTCTATGGAATCCCTGATCCATCATTTCAAGCTCTACACAGAGGGTTACCAAGTTCCCCCAGGAGCTACCTACACAGCTGTAGAAGCACCTAAG ggtgagtttggtgtgtaTTTGGTCTCGGATGGTAGCAGCAGACCCTACCGCTGCAAGATCAAAGCTCCTGGTTTTGCTCACTTG GCTGGATTGGATAAAATGTCAAAAGGACACATGCTTGCTGATGTGGTGGCCATCATTG GCACTCAGGATATTGTATTTGGAGAGGTGGATCGTTGA